The segment tcaggaaaaataatttgtttatgtGTAAgatttgtaaattaattttatggaaatttgaAGTGGGAAGGAATGATTCAGAATCGGACTGTAGATTTTTAAGTAACTGAATGTGGCTTTAAATTGTACTGTGAttgtttttcatttatttagaaATACAGTCTGGACATGCGAAACTTTATGCAGTTGTGGAAGAGCTTGGACCATTTGTCACTGACAAAGATGCTGGTACACGGGAGAAGGGCATCGATGCCCTCTCTTCTATCTTGTCTCACTTGCCCAAAGATTACTTGAGCGAAAGTGAACTAAGCTTTGTGACAACATTTTACTGTGACAGGCTTAAAGACCATCATAGCATAATACCATCGGCATTGAGAGGAATATTAGCAATTGTAAGTGTTTTAATATGTTTACTAATTTTATGTAAACGAATAGGAaaacttcaaactgttgttTCAGGTCCAAATGAAACACCTACCTCAGGATTCACCCGAAcgtttattcagagttcttttCGAACATGTTCAATGTCAGTCTCAGTTGCTGTCTGATCGCCGTaacatatatttaatattcacaATACTACTACAAAACAGAATAGAAGACCTGAAAGCTATGGGACCAGACTTTGTCTTTGGAGTCATTAGCTCTATTGATGGGGAAAGAGATCCAAGAAATCTTATGCTACTGTTTAGCATACTTCCACAGTTTATACAAGAATTTTCATTAGGTCACTTGGCTGAGGAAATGTTCGAAGTCATTGCATGTTACTTTCCAGTTGACTTCAATCCTGTAATTAGACCAACCAATACAGACTTTATTTCCGCAATCGTTTCTGAACGCGAATTATAATTTGGCTTGACATTTTTCAGTCCGGATCAGAAGGGGTAGGAATAACACGCGAGGATCTGGCAGAGAAATTGGCCCCTTGTCTCTGCGCTGCACCAGAATTCGCAGAATTTTGTATACCACTTATACTCgataaattattttcgaatcTTAAAGTTGCCAAGCTAGATTCTTTGAATCTGTTATGCAAAGGCATGCAAACGTTTGGTGTAAAAGGAATTACACCACATCTGACTGAATTGTGGTCTGCCTTGAGAAAAGAGATTATGCCTGGTGGAGACTCAGACCTGAAAAATGCAAGCTTGAAAACGGTTATGTCTACAATCGCGGTAATATCAAGCGATACCAAGCTTTGCAAAGGTTTTATTGACAATATAATTACAGATACAAAGTCTTCTTTGTACGATGTTCAACTTAGCATGTTTAGACCAGCTGTTAAAGTATTAGAATGCGTTGCAGAAGTTAACAAAGAATCATGCGCACATGTATTAAAAGTAATAGTACCATTGTGTCTCGGCCAATACTCTGTCAAGACTACGGCGACCGATAaagtaattttaattgaaacactgaacagttttattaaaatcagttcTAAACATGGATTCGATATCAAAAGTATGTACTCATAGAATTATGTGTCGACGTATGCGATGTATAGACGATTTATTTACAGGTGTTCCGGAGTTATCATGGACGGATATACCGCAATTATATCTAAGTGAGTTATCAACAGAGCACGTAGAGCTGCAGTCGAGGCTACTAGTTGGTCTAACAATGCAGAAATTGTATTTAAACGAAATACATAGAAGTTCTctttacgaaaaaatttgcaGCCTGATCGAAACGTCTTGCAATCAAATGAGAATGATTTGCCACGCATCCGTTTTAGCTTTTGCCTCTTTATATCCCCAAGAAATATCAGTTTTGATAAAGGAGAAGTTTAAGTTGGAAATTGGTAAATTGAGCCACATCTTATAAATATGTCTTCACGATCTTTTATTTTAGGATACCTAAGTCAAATATTTTATACGTTTCAGGTGAAGAAACCATACAAGTACAAGTCCGTAAACTGGAAGTATTAGCGGCAGTAGCTAAAACGTACAAATTGGGTGTTGAAGTACTTCCGCACATTGTGTCTCAAacaaacacagtgaattctgaAATAAGCTTTACAGCTTTAACGTGTCTTCACAGGCTAGTTGCtacgaaaaatattgattatgaTATTCAACATTACCTTCATAACGAATGCAGCATTATTGAAAAATTATCCGCTATTGAAATCAGTCCCGAGGATCAACGATTAGATctgattttaaatatttctcgaTTGACTGTAAGAAATCTCACGGTCGATGAACAGCAAAGCATTGTCGACAGATATGCTGCAGCTTTAAGTACGAGCATTTCAGAGACCAACGCAATGTTAATAATGAATATATTCATTCCACTAAAGCCGAACGTTAATTTAGCGCTGACCTCAGATTTGTTCGAAAATTTGTGTAATCTAGCTCTGAGAAGTGCTCATTCTAATGTAAGACTTACAACGTGTAAATTCATAGCTGTTATGGTAAACAAAATGAACGATGATAATGAAAACTTCCGAAGCGTGTTGCTATACTACAAGAAAGTCTTAGAGTCGAATGCTTGTATCGATGTAAAGCAAGCGGcagcatttttacaattatgGCTGACAAAAGCCATAATCACAAGAGGTTCCTGCGATGTTGATATATTTTTAAACGAGGTATATATCAGTTGCTAATACTCTTTCCGGGCCAATACTTGATCCTTCTTTAATACTGTCCATTTAGCTTACAGATCTTTTTAAACATGATCAAGTAGGTCAACGATTAGCCCAGGAATATAAAGATTTAACGAGTAAGCAGGAGGATACTTTGGTGCAAGAAAATTTTTGTACCATCAAAATCTTTTACAAGCAAAGAGTATTTGAACATTTGATTAAAAAGAATCACGAATTCGAGGACTCATCGAGACAGAGATACCTGACTGCATTAGTGCATTTACTAGAGGAAGCACCCGTGGAACTTCTATTTATGCATTTAACAAAGGTATTTATCGCACGTTTACGTAACTAGTTGTTCTAATTTAGTAACATGGATTATTTTTCAGCTGGTACCACTTTTAATAGAGTCCTTATCTCTTGACAATGAACGATTAATTTTCTCGACATTGATAACGTTGAAAGTTCTATTGGAGACCAGGCATGTTATTTTCTCCGACAAGGCACAATGTTTCATTCCAAAATTTTTGAAGCTGATCTCTTACAAAACAATGGTAATACATTATGATATTCACGCTAGGTTTATGGACCACTGAAAGcgactattttttattattttataaaaataacaagaatgtgtctaacaaaatttttagacatatttttaaagaaataaatttgttgaataattcctcatggacgcatcTTTTCAGTCTCAAtagtcgtaaattaaaaatatcagaatgcGTCCCCTAAACCTAGTGCTAACTGGTATCTCTTTGTGCACTAGTTCATACTTTTAATGCAAATGTACATTTCAGAGAGTTAGAATAGCGATTCTAGAATGTCTAACGAACTATAGCAATTATCCTATTGTTTTACTGAATATATACAAGCAAGACGTGCTAGAAAAATTGGCGATTTCCCTCGACGACCGGAAACGCTTAGTCCGAAAAGCTGCGGTGAAAGCTAGAACGCGGTGGTTTTTGGTCGGTGCCCCTGGAGGAATTCAAGACCAGTGATCTGTTTAACCTAAGTGAAGCTGCATTGCAAATAAAATGTTGTACGATttacaaatatgtatatttttttggAAACATATATAAACGAAACGTTGATTGTCTGTGCTTCTTTGATTTCCGAATCGCGCCGGTACCAGAAGTTTCGATTGATTATGTTCTGTTCTATGCTATATTTGTACATAATGTACATAATTGAATAAAGAATTGATTTCTATAATAGGATTGAAACCTGAAAGCTACTCTTTAATTCTTTTAGTATGCCAGAAGCATGGGTGATGGTAAGagttaattttttagtaattcctattttcagtttatttcttTTGAATTTTGGGGGAAAAAAACTGTGGAGAGAGTGCGTTGCGGACTGTTTTCGAAATGTGCACATTTTTGGGATTTCCTTGCAGGTGTGGTAAAAAATGGTGCTCACAAATATGAAGATGGTACAAAGTATATCGGAGATTGGAATGGAAAAGGCTTGAAGCACGGAGCTGGTTCTCTGCTCCTTACCGATGGAACGCGTTACGATGGTGGTTTTCAAAATGGACTGTGCTCCGGTTTAGGAGTCATCATCTTCCCGGATGGGGCAAAGTAAATCTCTAACGTTCGATTGCTCGTTTCATTTGTACGGTTGTCaacatttaaacgttttttttttattttgtttatgcGCCAGATACGAAGGTGAATTTATGCAAGGCTGGTTTCATGGCCATGGGGTGTTTTGGAGATCGGATGGAATGAAATTCGAAGGCGAATTCCGAGGAGGTCGCGTATGGGGCCTAGGTATAATGTTACGAATATTTATTCTATAATAAATGACATACGAATAACAGTTCATGGTAAATTTTCTGGATGAAGGACTGGTCACATATTCGGACGGATCCCACGGATTTCCCAGGAACGAAGGTTTCTTTCAAGATTGTAAATTGGTACGACGCAAACATTGTCCAGACATAGTACAAAAAGCGCAGAAGATATCTATGATGGCTCGTGCTCAATGCAATTAAGCATCGacgaatataaaagagaagcaatAGTAGTGAATCTCAATAAAAGAGTTTAACACAatgctatttatttatttattccataAATATAATTTCTTTCGCTGCGATAAAACTCGTCTAGACTCGAGGACCATTTCGACCATCGTATTCCGCGAATCaacctaaattaaaaatagttctgATCGTATTTACATATTAAATCGGTTGACGCATGTGGTTCAGTGATTGCAAAATGCGGTCCGACGCAACAAGAATAGTTCGACTTAATTAAAGTGTTGTTAAAGGAAGTATCGTTTTAAATTTCTTATATGATAGTATCATGGGTCTCGCGTTGACTCACTACTATGGTATGTATATGGTGTGATCTTTCTGCGTGTtcgtacaaaatattttcaccGACAATTTTGGTAATGTGAGTCCATGACGTCAGCGATCTTATATTACCTACGCGTgggtaaaaaaaaaggaagggaAATTAACGTAAATCAACGTTTTCATAAAGTAGCCTTTGGCTAGGCGACATGACTCCGGTTATTTAAAAGGCAAATATAAGAATGGGAAGGGATGGAGTATATCGCATCGGCCGATCTTCATAAAGCGCATTCACGAGATATAGTATTCAGCGGTCGTTATCGCTCGACATTGCGAACTTAGATAACCAAGTGACTGTGATACAAATTTTCCAAGTTTCTTAAAGCTGACGCGAAATTTCACGGAACCGTCGGGTGTCGTGAGCTCGGTTTCGAGTCGGTGCATcatcaagaaaaaatataaactgCATTGTAATCGTGGGACGATCGTTTTACATGTAATTTCGATAATGGTTGATTCATGCAAGTATACCGGTGTGCGTTTAGCATGACACTTTCAGGTAAGAGACCTTACTACGTATTTCTATTATGGTGTGCGCCGTATATACATATACCGTACAAGGTACAGTTATTACATTATCGATCGCTTCGTTTCTCTATCGTTGGCTAGCTTGGAAAGAGTGGCGCTTGTATTTTGTCCTCTCTCGTGTCTTTGTATCAGCCAATAGTAAACGACTAGACACGTACTATTCTCTCtctgtttgtgtgtgtgtgttgataTCAATCAACTCGTCAGTTTTTTCCCTCTTTTCGTTGAcgaaaattcgaagaaaaaggGTCGTCGAGAATAGCGTGATTCCACGACATTTACAAGTGAACGCACAGTTACGCGCGTGTACTCGCGCACACTTGTACGCGCTTCTCGTTCAAGCTCGTCGTGAAGCACCGATGGCGTTGCCCTGCTGCCAGTAATATTAACGATTCGAAAGCTCGTGAATTCTGTAACACCGATCAATGTTTTCTGGGACTTACTCTACTTATAATGACGGTAACGTGACGCTCATCGATCTCCTATCGTTCACGCACAGCTGTCATTTTATTCGTAAGACATGCGATTGCATTTCCCACGGGTCGCACGCGAACGTATACACACAACGATGAGCATTGTGAACCGTGGATTTTAATGACATGGACGCGGTGTCACGCATTCGTAcgattttaaatagaaattttacgCTATCGTGTATCTTTCTCAACTAACTATTTTTCGTATTAATCATGATAAGTGGCCCATGTTTTTGGTATGATAGAGAACGCGAGTTGCACTACTTTACGGAGGAACGCGTGACACACTATTGTACTTGTAAATTACACTATTAGCATATTAAAATGCAATGTAAATAATATGATATAACTCCGATACACTGTCGATGTTCTTGGTCTTGCTACGAACGGTATGAACTACTTTTTGCATTCGTACTTGACCGATCTCGATttgttaataatataaataatattttgtttAATCGAAACTATTATGGATTCATGTTCATAGGAAGTGTCGTCGTTTATATGAGAATCCTCGATAAAGTATAATGCATTCGTGTTTTCCGAACATGGTATGCATAATTAAATAGCAACCTTTGGAGTTTGCTGTAACTCTGAATACAATTATGCACACAGTGAAGAAACTTTTTTGAAATATGAATGTTATGTAATCTTAGTGTAATGCATGTCTAGTTCAAggcattaataatttttgtgtTTTCTTTATCTTTTAGTCAACAAGTTGGTCAGCGCATTGGAAGTGTTTGTAAATAATTTGAAGTTTGATAATGAGTCCTCAAAGTTATAAGAATCCTATAACTTCGACAGTTATGGCATCCAACGGCTTTGCTGATTCTGAGACCACAGCCAAAGAGTCCAATAACCACTCGGCACCTTGTGAGTTATTCAACTGTATGTGTGCTTAGATTAGccacttttattttattctactatgttcatatgtacatatattttaaTAGTAACACATTCGCAACCAATAATTGCTAAGAATCCATAAATGAGTACCGTCCGCACATCAGACATTGATTAGGCAAAGATACATTATAATTCTAAGACGATTCTTTAGCCAATAGCGATTATGCAATATCCTGCCATCGCACGCATTGTCGCTATTGGTCAAATGATTGTCTTAGAAATAGACTGTAGACACTTCACGTGGCCATCTGTTATTTAAATGTTATTTATTTTGAAATGACATAGGACCATGTGCTTGGTCTCGAATGTGTTAACGCCCCAATTGTATACAATGCGTTTGTTGCTTGCACTCCCTTGCCATCTGCACAGTTTTTGtgttttcaatgttttaaaGTGTTTGTAAGAGTTGCATTTTATTTGACAAAGCATCAGAATGTCTTTTGATATTTTTTGATAACTTCAATGCAGTACACTTGTATTTATAAGGATGTAATACTTTCCCATTCTTTTTTTCAGCAATGCCATGGTTTGGTATGGACATAGGAGGTACATTATGCAAATTAGTATACTTCGAGCCAAAAGATATTACGAGGGATGAAGCCGACGCAGAGGTGGAAGTTTTGAAGAGTATAAGGCGGTATCTAGTTAAGAATTCTGCATATGGGAAAACTGGCCACAGAGATATACATTTGCAGGTATATTTCTTGAACGAGCAAATGGTTTAACACCTTCGCGATTTATTTCGTTATATAAATAACGACATGcacagaattaatttaatattcctCATGTGATTTATTACAGATGGACAACGTTTATATAAGAGGAAGACATGGCACACTGCATTTCATTAGATTCCCAACGAGTGAAATGGGAAACTTTTTAGCACTAGCAAGGTCTAAGGGTATGGCTAGTCTAGTAACAACAGTTTGTGCCACTGGTGGGGGTGcatataaatttgaaaaaaattttaagcaAGTAAGAGTCCTTCCTTTTTCTACGTTGCAACATTCTAAACATAGAAATACACCAATAAATGTTTTCTTTACAGGAAGTAAATATGAATTTAGCGAAATTTGATGAATTAGATAGTTTAATACGTGGCATGCTTTACATAGAGACAACGAATCCACGTGAATGTTACTACTGGTCTCATCCTACGGATGATGATAAATGTCAGAAAGTTCCTTTTGACTTTTCTGAACCCTATCCGTTCGTGGTATGTTTCTcaaaatatattctaataatattaataataatattaataaatatcttTTTGCAGCTTGTAAATATAGGGTCGGGAGTAAGCATATTAGCAGTTTATGGACC is part of the Halictus rubicundus isolate RS-2024b chromosome 10, iyHalRubi1_principal, whole genome shotgun sequence genome and harbors:
- the Mms19 gene encoding MMS19 nucleotide excision repair protein isoform X2, whose protein sequence is MASLASTVSRDRFLTAFEKYETLSTTCQEIASEIQSGHAKLYAVVEELGPFVTDKDAGTREKGIDALSSILSHLPKDYLSESELSFVTTFYCDRLKDHHSIIPSALRGILAIVQMKHLPQDSPERLFRVLFEHVQCQSQLLSDRRNIYLIFTILLQNRIEDLKAMGPDFVFGVISSIDGERDPRNLMLLFSILPQFIQEFSLGHLAEEMFEVIACYFPVDFNPSGSEGVGITREDLAEKLAPCLCAAPEFAEFCIPLILDKLFSNLKVAKLDSLNLLCKGMQTFGVKGITPHLTELWSALRKEIMPGGDSDLKNASLKTVMSTIAVISSDTKLCKGFIDNIITDTKSSLYDVQLSMFRPAVKVLECVAEVNKESCAHVLKVIVPLCLGQYSVKTTATDKVILIETLNSFIKISSKHGFDIKSVPELSWTDIPQLYLSELSTEHVELQSRLLVGLTMQKLYLNEIHRSSLYEKICSLIETSCNQMRMICHASVLAFASLYPQEISVLIKEKFKLEIGEETIQVQVRKLEVLAAVAKTYKLGVEVLPHIVSQTNTVNSEISFTALTCLHRLVATKNIDYDIQHYLHNECSIIEKLSAIEISPEDQRLDLILNISRLTVRNLTVDEQQSIVDRYAAALSTSISETNAMLIMNIFIPLKPNVNLALTSDLFENLCNLALRSAHSNVRLTTCKFIAVMVNKMNDDNENFRSVLLYYKKVLESNACIDVKQAAAFLQLWLTKAIITRGSCDVDIFLNELTDLFKHDQVGQRLAQEYKDLTSKQEDTLVQENFCTIKIFYKQRVFEHLIKKNHEFEDSSRQRYLTALVHLLEEAPVELLFMHLTKLVPLLIESLSLDNERLIFSTLITLKVLLETRHVIFSDKAQCFIPKFLKLISYKTMRVRIAILECLTNYSNYPIVLLNIYKQDVLEKLAISLDDRKRLVRKAAVKARTRWFLVGAPGGIQDQ
- the Mms19 gene encoding MMS19 nucleotide excision repair protein isoform X1, producing MASLASTVSRDRFLTAFEKYETLSTTCQEIASEIQSGHAKLYAVVEELGPFVTDKDAGTREKGIDALSSILSHLPKDYLSESELSFVTTFYCDRLKDHHSIIPSALRGILAIVQMKHLPQDSPERLFRVLFEHVQCQSQLLSDRRNIYLIFTILLQNRIEDLKAMGPDFVFGVISSIDGERDPRNLMLLFSILPQFIQEFSLGHLAEEMFEVIACYFPVDFNPSGSEGVGITREDLAEKLAPCLCAAPEFAEFCIPLILDKLFSNLKVAKLDSLNLLCKGMQTFGVKGITPHLTELWSALRKEIMPGGDSDLKNASLKTVMSTIAVISSDTKLCKGFIDNIITDTKSSLYDVQLSMFRPAVKVLECVAEVNKESCAHVLKVIVPLCLGQYSVKTTATDKVILIETLNSFIKISSKHGFDIKNDLFTGVPELSWTDIPQLYLSELSTEHVELQSRLLVGLTMQKLYLNEIHRSSLYEKICSLIETSCNQMRMICHASVLAFASLYPQEISVLIKEKFKLEIGEETIQVQVRKLEVLAAVAKTYKLGVEVLPHIVSQTNTVNSEISFTALTCLHRLVATKNIDYDIQHYLHNECSIIEKLSAIEISPEDQRLDLILNISRLTVRNLTVDEQQSIVDRYAAALSTSISETNAMLIMNIFIPLKPNVNLALTSDLFENLCNLALRSAHSNVRLTTCKFIAVMVNKMNDDNENFRSVLLYYKKVLESNACIDVKQAAAFLQLWLTKAIITRGSCDVDIFLNELTDLFKHDQVGQRLAQEYKDLTSKQEDTLVQENFCTIKIFYKQRVFEHLIKKNHEFEDSSRQRYLTALVHLLEEAPVELLFMHLTKLVPLLIESLSLDNERLIFSTLITLKVLLETRHVIFSDKAQCFIPKFLKLISYKTMRVRIAILECLTNYSNYPIVLLNIYKQDVLEKLAISLDDRKRLVRKAAVKARTRWFLVGAPGGIQDQ
- the Rtp gene encoding MORN repeat-containing protein retinophilin, with product MGDGVVKNGAHKYEDGTKYIGDWNGKGLKHGAGSLLLTDGTRYDGGFQNGLCSGLGVIIFPDGAKYEGEFMQGWFHGHGVFWRSDGMKFEGEFRGGRVWGLGLVTYSDGSHGFPRNEGFFQDCKLVRRKHCPDIVQKAQKISMMARAQCN
- the Fbl gene encoding pantothenate kinase 3 fbl isoform X1: MSPQSYKNPITSTVMASNGFADSETTAKESNNHSAPCELFNSMPWFGMDIGGTLCKLVYFEPKDITRDEADAEVEVLKSIRRYLVKNSAYGKTGHRDIHLQMDNVYIRGRHGTLHFIRFPTSEMGNFLALARSKGMASLVTTVCATGGGAYKFEKNFKQEVNMNLAKFDELDSLIRGMLYIETTNPRECYYWSHPTDDDKCQKVPFDFSEPYPFVLVNIGSGVSILAVYGPDSYKRISGTSLGGGTFLGLCCLLTGCNTFEEAIELATGGDNTRVDKLVKDIYGGDYGKFGLTGDLVASRHLLACFDHVYSFGQMNSKERRNTVSKEDLAHATLVTITNNIGSIARMCAVNEKIERVVFVGNFLRVNHISMKLLAYAMDYWSKGTMKALFLEHEGYFGAVGCLLQFNGDTS
- the Fbl gene encoding pantothenate kinase 3 fbl isoform X3; this encodes MSPQSYKNPITSTVMASNGFADSETTAKESNNHSAPCELFNSMPWFGMDIGGTLCKLVYFEPKDITRDEADAEVEVLKSIRRYLVKNSAYGKTGHRDIHLQMDNVYIRGRHGTLHFIRFPTSEMGNFLALARSKGMASLVTTVCATGGGAYKFEKNFKQEVNMNLAKFDELDSLIRGMLYIETTNPRECYYWSHPTDDDKCQKVPFDFSEPYPFVLVNIGSGVSILAVYGPDSYKRISGTSLGGGTFLGLCCLLTGCNTFEEAIELATGGDNTRVDKLVKDIYGGDYGKFGLTGDLVASSFGQMNSKERRNTVSKEDLAHATLVTITNNIGSIARMCAVNEKIERVVFVGNFLRVNHISMKLLAYAMDYWSKGTMKALFLEHEGYFGAVGCLLQFNGDTS
- the Fbl gene encoding pantothenate kinase 3 fbl isoform X2 — protein: MSPQSYKNPITSTVMASNGFADSETTAKESNNHSAPSMPWFGMDIGGTLCKLVYFEPKDITRDEADAEVEVLKSIRRYLVKNSAYGKTGHRDIHLQMDNVYIRGRHGTLHFIRFPTSEMGNFLALARSKGMASLVTTVCATGGGAYKFEKNFKQEVNMNLAKFDELDSLIRGMLYIETTNPRECYYWSHPTDDDKCQKVPFDFSEPYPFVLVNIGSGVSILAVYGPDSYKRISGTSLGGGTFLGLCCLLTGCNTFEEAIELATGGDNTRVDKLVKDIYGGDYGKFGLTGDLVASRHLLACFDHVYSFGQMNSKERRNTVSKEDLAHATLVTITNNIGSIARMCAVNEKIERVVFVGNFLRVNHISMKLLAYAMDYWSKGTMKALFLEHEGYFGAVGCLLQFNGDTS